One Ochotona princeps isolate mOchPri1 chromosome 25, mOchPri1.hap1, whole genome shotgun sequence genomic region harbors:
- the ING3 gene encoding inhibitor of growth protein 3 isoform X1, whose amino-acid sequence MLYLEDYLEMIEQLPMDLRDRFTEMREMDLQVQNAMDQLEQRVSEFFMNAKKNKPEWREEQMACIKKDYYKALEDADEKVQLANQIYDLVDRHLRKLDQELAKFKMELEADNAGITEILERRSLELDTPSQPVNNHHAHSHTPVEKRKYNPTSHHTTADHIPEKKFKSEALLSTLTSDASKENTLGCRNNNSTASSNNAFNVNPSQPLASYNIGSLSSGTGAGAITMAAAQAVQATAQMKEGRRTSSLKASYEAFKNNDFQLGKEFSMPRETAGYASSSALMTTLTQNASSAAADSRSGRKSKNNNKSSSQQSSSSSSSSSLSSCSSSSTVVQEISQQTTVVPESDSNSQVDWTYDPNEPRYCICNQVSYGEMVGCDNQDCPIEWFHYGCVGLTEAPKGKWYCPQCTAAMKRRGSRHK is encoded by the exons ATGTTGTACCTAGAGGACTACCTGGAAA TGATCGAGCAGCTGCCGATGGACCTGCGGGACCGCTTCACGGAGATGCGCGAGATGGACCTGCAGGTGCAGA ATGCAATGGACCAACTAGAACAGAGAGTGAGTGAATTCTTCATGAATGCAAAGAAAAACAAGCCAGAATGGAGAGAGGAGCAGATGGCGTGCATCAAGAAA GACTACTATAAGGCTTTGGAAGATGCAGACGAGAAGGTGCAGTTGGCAAACCAGATATATGACTTG GTAGATCGACACTTgagaaagctggatcaggaacTGGCTAAGTTTAAAATGGAGCTGGAAGCTGATAATGCTGGAATTACAGAAATATTAGAGAGGC GATCTTTGGAATTAGATACTCCTTCACAGCCTGTGAACAACCACCACGCTCATTCACACACTCCCGTGGAAA aaagaaaatataatccGACATCTCACCATACGACAGCAGATCATATTCCTGAAAAGAAGTTTAAATctgaagctcttctgtccactcttACGTCAGACGCATCTAAGGAGAATACACTAG GTTGTCGAAATAACAATTCCACAGCCTCCTCCAATAATGCCTTCAACGTGAATCCCTCCCAGCCTCTGGCATCCTATAACATCGGCTCATTATCTTCAGGGACTGGTGCGGGAGCCATTACTATGGCAGCTGCTCAGGCAGTGCAAGCCACGGCTCAG ATGAAAGAGGGACGGAGAACGTCAAGTTTAAAAGCCAGTTATGAAGCGTTTAAGAATAATGACTTTCAGCTGGGAAAGGAGTTCTCAATGCCCAGGGAGACAGCTGGCTACGCATCATCCTCAGCGCTTATGACGACACTGACGCAGAATGCGAGCTCGGCGGCGGCTGACTCGCGCAGTGGCCGCAAGAGCAA AAACAACAACAAGTCTTCAAGCCAAcagtcctcttcttcctcctcctcctcctctttgtcatCGTGTTCTTCATCATCAACTGTTGTCCAAGAAATCTCTCAACAAACAACAGTAGTGCCAGAGTCGGATTCAAATAGTCAGGTTGATTGGACTTATGACCCTAATGAGCCTCGATACTGCATTTGTAATCAG GTTTCTTACGGTGAGATGGTGGGATGTGATAACCAAGAT TGTCCCATCGAGTGGTTCCACTATGGGTGTGTTGGGCTGACAGAAGCACCGAAAGGGAAGTGGTACTGCCCGCAGTGCACGGCTGCCATGAAGAGAAGAGGCAGCAGGCACAAATAA
- the ING3 gene encoding inhibitor of growth protein 3 isoform X2, protein MLYLEDYLEMIEQLPMDLRDRFTEMREMDLQVQNAMDQLEQRVSEFFMNAKKNKPEWREEQMACIKKDYYKALEDADEKVQLANQIYDLDLWN, encoded by the exons ATGTTGTACCTAGAGGACTACCTGGAAA TGATCGAGCAGCTGCCGATGGACCTGCGGGACCGCTTCACGGAGATGCGCGAGATGGACCTGCAGGTGCAGA ATGCAATGGACCAACTAGAACAGAGAGTGAGTGAATTCTTCATGAATGCAAAGAAAAACAAGCCAGAATGGAGAGAGGAGCAGATGGCGTGCATCAAGAAA GACTACTATAAGGCTTTGGAAGATGCAGACGAGAAGGTGCAGTTGGCAAACCAGATATATGACTTG GATCTTTGGAATTAG